Proteins encoded within one genomic window of Actinoplanes octamycinicus:
- a CDS encoding DUF3117 domain-containing protein gives MAAMKPRTGDGPLEVTKEGRGIVMRVPLEGGGRLVVEMTPDEANALGDALKSIAG, from the coding sequence ATGGCGGCGATGAAGCCGCGGACGGGCGATGGTCCGCTGGAGGTCACCAAGGAGGGTCGTGGCATCGTCATGCGCGTCCCGCTGGAGGGTGGTGGCCGTCTCGTCGTGGAGATGACCCCGGACGAGGCCAACGCGCTGGGTGACGCGTTGAAGTCGATCGCCGGCTGA